One window of Kosakonia cowanii JCM 10956 = DSM 18146 genomic DNA carries:
- the znuA gene encoding zinc ABC transporter substrate-binding protein ZnuA: MLHKNTLLCAALSAAFLTLTAQSANAAVVTSLKPLGFIASAITDGVTTTEVILPDGASEHDYSLRPSDVKRLQNADLLFWVGPEMEAFMVRSAQQVPAQKQVVMAQLDGVKSQLMKGADEDEHEGHEGHDHDENSEHHHHHGEYNMHLWLSPEIARLSAVAIHDKLVEVMPQSRAKLDANLKAFEASLAQADKQVGNELAPLKGKGYFVFHDAYGYFEKQYGLTPLGHFTVNPEIQPGAQRLHEIRTHLVEQKAVCVFAEPQFRPAVVEAVARGTSVRMGTLDPLGIGIKLGKESYPQFLTQLSSQYASCLKGE, encoded by the coding sequence ATGTTACATAAAAATACGCTTCTTTGCGCAGCGCTTTCCGCTGCGTTTCTCACCCTAACAGCACAATCCGCTAACGCCGCCGTCGTCACTTCGCTTAAGCCGCTGGGCTTTATTGCATCCGCCATTACAGATGGCGTGACCACAACCGAAGTTATCCTGCCAGACGGTGCCTCCGAGCATGATTATTCTCTGCGTCCTTCTGATGTAAAACGCTTGCAAAACGCGGACTTACTTTTTTGGGTTGGCCCGGAAATGGAAGCCTTCATGGTGCGATCTGCTCAGCAGGTACCTGCGCAAAAACAGGTGGTGATGGCGCAACTCGACGGCGTGAAATCGCAGCTGATGAAAGGCGCGGATGAAGATGAGCATGAGGGTCATGAAGGTCACGATCACGACGAAAATAGTGAGCATCATCACCATCATGGCGAATACAACATGCATTTGTGGTTAAGCCCAGAGATTGCACGGCTTTCGGCGGTTGCAATCCACGATAAATTAGTGGAAGTTATGCCGCAAAGTCGAGCTAAGCTGGACGCCAACCTGAAGGCATTTGAGGCATCATTAGCCCAGGCCGATAAGCAGGTCGGTAACGAGCTGGCACCGCTGAAAGGGAAGGGGTATTTCGTTTTTCATGACGCCTATGGCTACTTTGAAAAACAGTACGGTCTGACTCCGCTGGGTCACTTTACCGTCAACCCTGAAATTCAGCCTGGTGCGCAGCGTTTACATGAAATCAGAACACATTTGGTTGAGCAAAAAGCGGTCTGCGTTTTTGCTGAGCCACAGTTCAGGCCAGCGGTCGTTGAAGCTGTTGCACGAGGAACCTCCGTTCGCATGGGAACGCTGGATCCACTCGGCATCGGTATCAAGTTGGGTAAAGAGAGCTATCCCCAGTTCCTTACACAACTCTCTTCCCAGTATGCGAGCTGCCTGAAAGGAGAATAA
- the znuC gene encoding zinc ABC transporter ATP-binding protein ZnuC: MTNLITLENVSVAFGQRRVLSDISLNLRPGKILTLLGPNGAGKSTLVRVVLGLVAPDAGVIKRDKALRIGYVPQKLQLDATLPLTVGRFMRLRPGTRKADLIPALKRVQAAHLIDAPMQKLSGGETQRVLLARALLNQPQLLVLDEPTQGVDVNGQVSLYNLIDELRKELDCAVLMVSHDLHLVMAKTDEVLCLNHHICCSGTPEVVSMHPEFISMFGHRGAEQLGIYRHNHNHRHDLQGRIILRQGNGHS, from the coding sequence ATGACGAATCTTATAACGCTTGAAAATGTCAGCGTCGCTTTCGGTCAACGCCGCGTGCTCTCTGACATCTCTTTAAATTTGCGTCCAGGTAAAATTCTGACGCTGCTCGGACCTAACGGCGCGGGTAAATCGACGCTGGTGCGCGTCGTACTTGGCCTGGTAGCACCCGACGCGGGGGTTATCAAGCGCGATAAAGCTTTGCGCATCGGCTATGTGCCGCAAAAACTGCAGCTCGACGCTACGCTTCCTCTTACTGTAGGCCGCTTTATGCGTCTGCGCCCAGGCACGCGTAAAGCCGATCTCATCCCGGCGCTGAAACGCGTACAGGCAGCCCACCTGATCGATGCGCCGATGCAGAAACTCTCTGGCGGTGAAACGCAGCGCGTGCTGCTTGCCCGCGCCCTGCTCAATCAGCCCCAGCTGCTTGTGCTGGACGAGCCAACCCAGGGCGTTGACGTTAATGGCCAGGTCTCGCTCTACAATTTAATCGACGAGTTGCGCAAAGAGCTGGATTGCGCGGTGCTGATGGTCTCGCATGATCTACATCTTGTGATGGCAAAGACCGATGAAGTGCTCTGCCTCAACCACCATATCTGCTGCTCCGGTACGCCGGAAGTGGTCTCCATGCATCCCGAATTTATCTCTATGTTTGGCCATCGCGGCGCGGAGCAGCTTGGCATTTACCGCCATAACCACAATCACCGCCACGATCTTCAGGGCCGCATTATTTTACGCCAGGGTAACGGACACTCATGA
- the znuB gene encoding zinc ABC transporter permease subunit ZnuB: MIELLLPGWLAGVMLACAAGPLGSFVVWRRMSYFGDTLAHASLLGVAFGLLLDVNPFYAVIAVTLLLAAGLVWLEKRPHLAIDTLLGIMAHSALSLGLVVVSLMSNIRVDLMAYLFGDLLAVTPEDLIVIALGVVLVVGILLWQWRNLLSMTISPELAFVDGVKLQRVKLLLMLVTALTIGVAMKFVGALIITSLLIIPAATARRFARTPEQMAAVAVGVGVIAVTGGLTFSAFYDTPAGPSVVLCAAVLFIFSMLKKSAS, encoded by the coding sequence ATGATTGAACTTTTACTACCCGGCTGGCTTGCCGGGGTTATGCTCGCCTGCGCCGCCGGGCCGCTTGGCTCCTTTGTCGTCTGGCGACGCATGTCATACTTCGGCGATACGCTGGCACACGCGTCTCTGCTCGGCGTCGCCTTTGGTTTGCTGCTGGATGTTAATCCGTTCTACGCCGTGATTGCCGTCACGTTACTGTTAGCTGCGGGCCTGGTGTGGCTGGAGAAGCGTCCCCATCTGGCGATCGACACACTGCTCGGGATTATGGCGCACAGCGCGCTCTCGCTTGGCCTGGTAGTGGTCAGCCTGATGTCCAACATCCGCGTGGATTTGATGGCGTATCTCTTCGGTGACCTGCTGGCCGTTACGCCCGAGGATCTGATTGTTATCGCCCTTGGTGTCGTTCTGGTAGTAGGGATCTTGCTCTGGCAGTGGCGCAACCTGCTGTCGATGACTATTAGCCCGGAACTGGCCTTTGTCGATGGCGTGAAATTACAGCGCGTGAAGCTGCTGCTGATGCTGGTCACCGCGCTGACCATTGGCGTGGCGATGAAGTTTGTCGGCGCGCTGATTATCACCTCACTGCTGATCATCCCGGCTGCCACGGCACGGCGCTTTGCCCGCACCCCGGAGCAGATGGCCGCAGTGGCTGTCGGCGTCGGGGTAATTGCCGTCACCGGCGGGCTGACCTTCTCCGCCTTCTACGACACACCAGCTGGCCCCTCTGTGGTGCTCTGCGCCGCAGTGCTGTTTATCTTCAGCATGTTGAAAAAGAGCGCCAGCTAA
- the ruvB gene encoding Holliday junction branch migration DNA helicase RuvB, with protein sequence MIEADRLVAAASTIVEEVADRAIRPKLLDEYIGQPQVRSQMEIFIQAAKLRGDALDHLLIFGPPGLGKTTLANIVANEMGVNLRTTSGPVLEKAGDLAAMLTNLEPHDVLFIDEIHRLSPVVEEVLYPAMEDYQLDIMIGEGPAARSIKIDLPPFTLIGATTRAGSLTSPLRDRFGIVQRLEFYQVADLQHIVGRSARFMGLELSEEGALEVARRSRGTPRIANRLLRRVRDFAEVKHDGDIDAEIAAQALDMLNVDAQGFDYMDRKLLLAVIDKFFGGPVGLDNLAAAIGEERETIEDVLEPYLIQQGFLQRTPRGRMATPRAWDHFGITPPEMP encoded by the coding sequence ATGATTGAAGCAGACCGCCTGGTTGCCGCCGCCAGCACAATTGTAGAAGAAGTTGCGGATCGGGCGATTCGACCAAAGCTGCTGGATGAGTATATCGGTCAGCCGCAGGTGCGCTCGCAAATGGAGATCTTTATCCAGGCGGCGAAACTGCGCGGCGACGCGCTGGATCACCTGCTGATTTTCGGCCCGCCGGGGCTGGGTAAAACGACGCTGGCGAATATCGTGGCGAACGAGATGGGCGTGAATCTGCGCACCACCTCCGGCCCGGTGCTGGAAAAGGCGGGCGATCTGGCCGCCATGCTCACCAATCTTGAACCCCATGACGTGCTGTTTATCGATGAAATTCATCGCCTGTCGCCGGTGGTGGAAGAGGTGCTCTACCCGGCAATGGAGGATTACCAACTCGATATCATGATTGGTGAAGGCCCGGCTGCGCGCTCCATCAAAATCGATCTGCCACCCTTTACGCTGATTGGCGCAACGACCCGCGCCGGCTCGCTGACCTCGCCGCTGCGCGATCGCTTTGGCATTGTCCAGCGCCTGGAGTTTTATCAGGTGGCCGACCTGCAGCATATCGTTGGGCGCAGTGCGCGTTTTATGGGGCTGGAGCTGAGCGAAGAGGGGGCGCTGGAAGTGGCGCGCCGTTCCCGCGGCACACCGCGTATCGCCAACCGTCTGCTGCGCCGCGTGCGTGATTTCGCTGAAGTGAAGCACGATGGCGATATCGACGCGGAGATTGCCGCCCAGGCGCTCGATATGCTCAATGTCGATGCCCAGGGCTTCGACTATATGGACCGCAAACTGCTGCTGGCGGTGATTGATAAATTCTTTGGCGGTCCGGTGGGGCTGGATAACCTTGCTGCGGCGATTGGTGAAGAGCGCGAGACCATTGAAGATGTGCTGGAGCCTTATCTGATTCAGCAGGGCTTTTTACAGCGCACGCCGCGCGGCCGCATGGCAACGCCGCGCGCCTGGGATCACTTCGGCATTACGCCGCCCGAAATGCCCTGA
- the ruvA gene encoding Holliday junction branch migration protein RuvA — MIGRLRGIIVEKQPPLVLLEVGGVGYEVHMPMTCFYELPDAGKEATVFTQFVVREDAQLLYGFNNKQERTLFRELIKTNGVGPKLALAILSGMSAQQFVNAVEREDPAALVKLPGIGKKTAERLIVEMKDRFKGLHGDLFTPAADLVLASPASPSTDDAEQEAVAALVSLGYKPQEASRMISKIARPDANSETLIREALRAAL; from the coding sequence GTGATAGGCAGACTCAGAGGCATTATTGTCGAAAAACAACCCCCGCTGGTCCTGCTTGAGGTCGGTGGGGTAGGGTATGAAGTTCATATGCCGATGACCTGCTTCTACGAATTGCCGGATGCCGGCAAAGAGGCGACCGTCTTTACGCAGTTTGTGGTGCGCGAAGACGCGCAACTGCTGTACGGCTTTAACAACAAGCAGGAGCGCACCCTGTTCCGTGAGTTGATCAAAACCAACGGCGTTGGGCCGAAGCTGGCACTGGCGATCCTCTCCGGCATGTCGGCGCAGCAGTTTGTGAATGCCGTTGAGCGTGAAGATCCCGCCGCACTGGTGAAACTGCCGGGCATTGGCAAGAAAACCGCTGAGCGCCTGATTGTCGAGATGAAAGACCGCTTTAAAGGGCTGCATGGCGATCTCTTTACTCCGGCGGCAGATTTGGTGCTGGCGTCGCCAGCAAGCCCCTCTACGGATGATGCTGAGCAAGAAGCCGTTGCCGCGCTGGTGTCGCTGGGCTATAAACCGCAGGAAGCAAGCCGGATGATCAGCAAAATCGCGCGTCCGGACGCCAACAGTGAAACCCTGATCCGTGAAGCGCTGCGTGCGGCGTTGTGA
- a CDS encoding SDR family oxidoreductase has protein sequence MHVFLTGATGWVGAKVAEVLLAAGHQMSGLARNEEKARAFIAAGGKVVYGTLDDSQLLFDAAAKADAVIHTAFNHDFSRFAENCAQDERAITVMGDALRGSSRPLLVTSGLARLVAGRPATEEDAPASGPDYLRRSEQAALALAQQGVKTACVRLAPTVHGVGDRGFVPFLIALAKQSGVSAWQEDGSNRWAAVHRNDAANVYRLALESGVTQPVYHAVAEEGIAMREIAIAIGKMLGVPAEPREASHFGWFAGFAGMEMSASSEQTRRTLGWQPAGHDLLTDLHDTDYYVNS, from the coding sequence ATGCATGTTTTTCTGACGGGCGCGACCGGATGGGTCGGCGCAAAAGTAGCAGAGGTGTTATTAGCCGCAGGCCACCAGATGAGCGGCCTGGCGCGTAATGAGGAGAAAGCCCGGGCGTTTATCGCCGCAGGGGGAAAGGTGGTTTATGGCACGCTGGATGACAGCCAGCTGCTATTTGATGCGGCGGCAAAGGCCGATGCGGTGATCCATACCGCGTTTAATCATGACTTCTCCCGCTTTGCAGAAAATTGCGCTCAGGATGAGCGCGCCATTACCGTGATGGGTGATGCGCTGCGCGGAAGTTCGCGTCCCTTATTGGTAACGTCCGGCCTTGCGCGGCTGGTAGCGGGACGCCCGGCGACAGAAGAGGACGCGCCCGCCAGCGGGCCGGATTACCTGCGCCGCTCAGAACAGGCCGCACTGGCGCTGGCGCAACAGGGTGTAAAGACAGCCTGCGTGCGGCTGGCGCCAACGGTACATGGCGTGGGGGATCGTGGCTTTGTTCCTTTCCTGATTGCGCTCGCGAAACAGAGCGGGGTCTCTGCCTGGCAGGAGGACGGGAGCAACCGCTGGGCGGCGGTACACCGCAATGACGCGGCAAATGTCTACCGGCTGGCGCTGGAAAGCGGTGTGACGCAACCGGTGTATCATGCGGTGGCGGAAGAGGGTATCGCGATGCGTGAGATTGCCATCGCAATCGGCAAAATGCTCGGGGTGCCCGCAGAGCCGCGCGAGGCGTCTCATTTTGGCTGGTTTGCTGGCTTCGCCGGCATGGAGATGTCGGCCTCAAGTGAACAGACGCGCAGGACGCTGGGATGGCAACCTGCGGGGCATGATTTATTAACCGATCTGCACGATACCGACTATTACGTGAATTCCTGA
- a CDS encoding helix-turn-helix transcriptional regulator, whose amino-acid sequence MQSAKDLGSYLKSRRAQLDPQTLGFHTARRRTPGLRREEVAHLACISATWYTWLEQGRGGMPSEEVLERICQALCLSGREREYVFHLALGRAPGVAYAPAAAVSGRLQKVLESMPYSPAMIRNASWDVLAWNRAATAVLADYATLPAQERNILRRIFLNPQARASQADWQGLTRFLVAAFRAETTRAGASLEVQPLVDELSAASPEFARLWQTNDIEVMGEGTKVIFHASAGRLSLEYSSFSVEGQPDLTLVVYSPSGEEDADKIRLLLQQKR is encoded by the coding sequence ATGCAGAGCGCAAAAGATCTGGGCAGTTATTTGAAGTCCCGCCGGGCGCAGCTCGACCCGCAGACACTGGGTTTTCACACCGCGCGCCGCCGCACGCCAGGGCTGAGGCGTGAAGAGGTTGCACATCTGGCCTGTATCAGCGCCACCTGGTACACCTGGCTTGAACAGGGTCGCGGCGGGATGCCCTCAGAAGAGGTACTGGAGCGGATTTGCCAGGCGCTTTGCCTGAGCGGGCGTGAGCGCGAGTATGTGTTCCATCTGGCACTGGGGCGAGCACCGGGCGTAGCGTATGCGCCAGCAGCAGCGGTGTCCGGGCGGTTACAGAAAGTGCTGGAGAGTATGCCCTACAGCCCGGCGATGATCCGCAATGCCAGTTGGGATGTGCTTGCCTGGAACAGGGCCGCCACGGCGGTGCTGGCCGATTACGCCACCCTTCCCGCGCAGGAGCGCAATATCCTGCGCCGCATCTTTCTTAACCCACAGGCGCGTGCTTCTCAGGCCGACTGGCAGGGTCTGACGCGCTTTCTGGTCGCGGCGTTTCGCGCCGAAACGACGCGGGCCGGTGCGTCACTTGAAGTCCAGCCGCTGGTCGATGAATTGAGCGCGGCGTCGCCGGAGTTTGCCCGGCTGTGGCAAACCAATGATATCGAGGTGATGGGCGAAGGCACAAAAGTGATTTTCCACGCCAGTGCAGGTCGGCTCTCGCTGGAGTACTCCAGTTTTTCCGTTGAGGGACAGCCCGATTTGACGCTGGTGGTCTATAGCCCCTCGGGCGAGGAAGATGCGGATAAAATACGCTTGCTGTTACAGCAGAAGCGATAA
- the ruvC gene encoding crossover junction endodeoxyribonuclease RuvC: MAIILGIDPGSRITGYGVIRQTGRQLTYLGSGCIRTKVDDLPSRLKLIYAGVSEIITQFQPDFFAIEQVFMAKNADSALKLGQARGVAIVAAVNQDLPVFEYAARQVKQTVVGIGSAEKSQVQHMVRTLLKLPANPQADAADALAIAITHCHVSQNALQVSSTRLNLARGRLR, translated from the coding sequence ATGGCGATTATTCTCGGGATCGACCCGGGTTCACGTATCACCGGTTATGGTGTGATTCGCCAGACAGGCCGCCAGCTGACCTACCTTGGCAGCGGCTGCATCCGCACGAAAGTTGACGATCTGCCGTCGCGCCTGAAGCTGATTTACGCGGGCGTGTCGGAGATCATCACTCAGTTTCAGCCGGACTTTTTTGCCATCGAACAGGTGTTTATGGCGAAAAACGCCGACTCGGCGCTGAAACTGGGGCAGGCGCGCGGCGTAGCGATTGTCGCCGCCGTCAATCAGGACTTACCGGTCTTTGAGTATGCCGCCCGTCAGGTTAAGCAGACGGTGGTCGGCATTGGTAGCGCGGAGAAGAGCCAGGTGCAGCACATGGTGCGCACGCTGTTGAAACTCCCCGCCAACCCGCAGGCAGATGCCGCCGATGCGCTGGCGATTGCCATTACCCACTGTCATGTCAGCCAGAATGCGTTACAGGTGAGCAGTACAAGGCTCAACCTGGCACGCGGACGGTTACGTTAA
- a CDS encoding YebC/PmpR family DNA-binding transcriptional regulator: MAGHSKWANTKHRKAAQDAKRGKIFTKIIRELVTAARLGGGDIASNPRLRAAVDKALSNNMTRDTLNRAIARGVGGDDDANMETIIYEGYGPGGTAVMVECLSDNRNRTVAEVRHAFSKCGGNLGTDGSVAYLFSKKGVISFEAGDEDTIMEAALEAGAEDVVTYDDGAIDVYTAWEEMGAVRDALEAAGLKADNAEVSMIPSTKADMDAETAPKLLRLIDMLEDCDDVQEVYHNGEISDEVAATL; this comes from the coding sequence ATGGCAGGTCACAGTAAATGGGCCAACACCAAACACCGCAAAGCGGCACAGGATGCCAAACGCGGTAAGATCTTCACCAAAATTATTCGTGAGCTGGTAACAGCAGCACGTCTGGGCGGCGGCGATATCGCTTCTAACCCGCGTCTGCGCGCGGCGGTAGATAAAGCGCTCTCCAACAACATGACCCGTGACACTCTGAACCGCGCCATCGCACGCGGCGTCGGCGGCGATGACGACGCGAACATGGAAACCATCATTTATGAAGGTTACGGCCCTGGCGGCACCGCGGTGATGGTCGAGTGTCTGAGTGACAACCGTAACCGTACCGTTGCTGAAGTGCGTCACGCCTTCAGCAAGTGCGGCGGTAACCTGGGTACCGACGGCTCCGTGGCCTACCTGTTCAGCAAGAAAGGGGTGATCTCTTTCGAAGCGGGCGACGAAGACACCATTATGGAAGCGGCGCTGGAAGCGGGTGCTGAAGACGTTGTGACCTATGACGACGGCGCGATTGACGTTTACACCGCCTGGGAAGAGATGGGCGCCGTGCGCGATGCGCTGGAAGCTGCCGGTCTGAAAGCGGACAACGCTGAAGTGTCGATGATCCCATCGACCAAAGCAGATATGGATGCGGAAACCGCGCCGAAACTGCTGCGCCTGATCGATATGCTGGAAGATTGCGACGATGTGCAGGAGGTTTACCACAACGGTGAGATCTCCGACGAAGTGGCGGCAACCCTGTAA
- the nudB gene encoding dihydroneopterin triphosphate diphosphatase, whose product MSFKHPVSVLVVIYAEETKRVLMLQRRDDPEFWQSVTGSLEPGESALQAAAREVMEEVNIDVGAAPHRLIDCQRTVEFEIFSHLRHRYAPGVTHNTESWFCLVLPHECPIVFTEHLAYRWLDAPAAAALTKSWSNRQAIEEFVINAA is encoded by the coding sequence ATGTCCTTTAAGCATCCCGTTTCTGTGCTGGTGGTGATTTATGCCGAAGAGACAAAACGGGTGCTGATGTTGCAGCGACGCGACGATCCCGAGTTCTGGCAGTCGGTTACCGGCAGCCTGGAGCCGGGTGAAAGCGCGTTGCAGGCCGCCGCGCGCGAAGTCATGGAAGAGGTCAATATCGATGTCGGCGCAGCGCCGCATCGTCTTATTGACTGCCAGCGCACGGTGGAATTTGAAATTTTCAGTCATTTACGTCATCGCTACGCGCCGGGTGTGACACACAACACCGAATCCTGGTTTTGTTTAGTGCTGCCCCACGAATGCCCGATTGTGTTTACCGAACACCTGGCATACCGCTGGCTCGATGCGCCCGCTGCGGCGGCATTGACCAAGTCGTGGAGCAACCGGCAGGCGATTGAAGAATTTGTTATTAACGCCGCCTGA
- the aspS gene encoding aspartate--tRNA ligase, with amino-acid sequence MRTVYCGQLNQSHVGQQVTLCGWVNRRRDLGSLIFIDMRDREGIVQVFFDPDRQDAFQLASELRNEFCIQITGTVRAREGKNANKEMATGEVEVFATELTIINRADALPLDSNHVNTEEARLKYRYLDLRRPEMAQRLKTRAKITSFVRRFMDDHGFLDIETPMLTKATPEGARDYLVPSRVHKGKFYALPQSPQLFKQLLMMSGFDRYYQIVKCFRDEDLRADRQPEFTQIDVETSFMTAPQVREVMEALVRQLWQEVKGVDLGEFPIMTFAEAERRYGSDKPDLRNPMELVDVADLLKAVEFKVFSGPANDAKGRVAALRVPGGAQLSRKQIDDYGKFVEIYGAKGLAYIKVNEAAKGLEGITSPVAKFLNAEIVSEILSRTGAQDGDMIFFGADSKKVVADALGALRLKLGKDLSLTDENKWAPLWVIDFPMFEDDGEGGLTAMHHPFTAPRDMSPAELKAAPETAIANAYDMVINGYEVGGGSVRIHNGEMQQTVFGILGINEQEQREKFGFLLDALKYGTPPHAGLAFGLDRLTMLLTGTDNIRDVIAFPKTTAAACLLTEAPSFGNPTALAELGISVIKKETPENK; translated from the coding sequence ATGCGTACAGTATATTGCGGGCAGCTCAATCAGTCCCATGTCGGACAGCAAGTAACGCTTTGTGGGTGGGTCAACCGCCGTCGTGACCTCGGTAGCCTTATCTTTATCGATATGCGCGATCGTGAAGGCATCGTGCAGGTGTTTTTCGACCCGGACCGTCAGGATGCGTTCCAGCTCGCCTCTGAACTGCGTAATGAGTTCTGCATTCAAATTACCGGTACTGTTCGCGCCCGCGAAGGCAAAAATGCCAACAAAGAGATGGCCACCGGTGAAGTGGAAGTTTTCGCCACCGAACTGACCATCATCAACCGCGCTGACGCGCTGCCGCTCGATTCTAACCACGTCAACACCGAAGAAGCGCGTCTGAAGTACCGCTACCTCGACCTGCGCCGTCCAGAGATGGCGCAGCGCCTGAAAACCCGTGCGAAAATCACCAGCTTCGTGCGCCGCTTTATGGATGACCACGGTTTCCTCGACATCGAAACGCCGATGCTGACCAAAGCGACACCGGAAGGCGCGCGCGATTACCTGGTGCCGAGCCGCGTGCATAAAGGCAAATTCTACGCGCTGCCGCAGTCCCCACAGCTTTTCAAACAGCTGCTGATGATGTCCGGCTTTGACCGTTACTACCAGATCGTCAAATGCTTCCGCGATGAAGATCTGCGCGCTGACCGTCAGCCGGAATTTACCCAGATCGATGTGGAAACCTCCTTTATGACCGCGCCGCAGGTGCGTGAAGTGATGGAAGCGCTGGTTCGCCAGCTGTGGCAGGAAGTGAAAGGCGTCGATCTCGGTGAGTTCCCGATCATGACCTTTGCCGAAGCCGAGCGTCGTTACGGCTCCGATAAGCCGGATCTGCGTAACCCGATGGAGCTGGTGGACGTGGCCGACCTGCTGAAAGCGGTCGAGTTTAAAGTCTTCTCTGGCCCGGCCAACGATGCCAAAGGCCGCGTTGCCGCACTGCGTGTGCCGGGCGGCGCGCAGCTTAGCCGTAAGCAGATTGATGACTACGGCAAGTTTGTCGAAATTTACGGCGCGAAAGGGCTGGCCTACATCAAAGTTAACGAAGCGGCAAAAGGCCTTGAGGGCATTACCAGCCCGGTCGCGAAATTCCTCAACGCTGAGATCGTGAGCGAAATTCTGTCGCGCACCGGCGCGCAGGATGGCGACATGATCTTCTTCGGTGCCGACAGCAAGAAAGTGGTTGCCGATGCGCTGGGCGCGCTGCGTCTGAAGCTGGGTAAAGACCTGAGCCTGACCGACGAAAACAAATGGGCGCCGCTGTGGGTTATCGACTTCCCGATGTTTGAAGACGACGGCGAAGGCGGCCTGACGGCGATGCACCACCCGTTCACCGCGCCGCGCGACATGAGCCCGGCTGAGCTGAAAGCGGCACCGGAAACGGCGATCGCTAACGCCTACGATATGGTTATCAACGGCTACGAAGTGGGCGGCGGTTCCGTACGTATTCATAACGGCGAAATGCAGCAGACGGTGTTTGGCATTCTTGGTATCAATGAGCAGGAGCAGCGCGAGAAGTTCGGCTTCCTGCTCGACGCCCTGAAATATGGTACGCCGCCGCACGCGGGCCTGGCGTTTGGTCTCGACCGCCTGACCATGCTGCTGACCGGCACCGACAACATCCGTGACGTTATCGCGTTCCCGAAAACCACGGCTGCGGCCTGCCTGTTGACCGAAGCGCCGAGCTTTGGCAACCCGACCGCGCTGGCGGAACTCGGTATCTCTGTTATCAAAAAAGAGACGCCGGAGAATAAATAA
- a CDS encoding hydrolase, producing the protein MLELNTAKTALVVIDLQEGILPFAGGPHTAQDVVTRSARLAEKFRANGAPVVLVRVGWSADFAEALKQPVDAAMGGHGLPENWWDYPAALGKQPSDIEVTKRQWGAFYGTDLEMQLRRRGIDTIVLCGISTNIGVESTARNAWEMGFSLVIAEDACSAADAEQHLGSMKNIFPRIGRVRSSEEIIAAL; encoded by the coding sequence ATGCTGGAACTCAACACAGCGAAAACGGCACTGGTGGTTATCGATCTTCAGGAAGGCATTCTGCCCTTTGCCGGCGGCCCGCATACTGCGCAGGACGTCGTAACACGTTCGGCACGGCTGGCCGAGAAGTTTCGTGCCAACGGCGCACCGGTGGTGCTGGTGCGCGTCGGCTGGTCGGCGGATTTTGCCGAAGCGCTGAAACAACCGGTGGATGCCGCGATGGGCGGTCACGGCCTGCCGGAAAACTGGTGGGATTACCCGGCAGCGCTTGGCAAACAGCCGAGCGATATTGAGGTAACAAAACGCCAGTGGGGCGCTTTTTATGGCACCGATCTGGAAATGCAGCTGCGCCGTCGCGGTATCGACACCATCGTGCTGTGCGGCATTTCGACCAATATCGGCGTCGAATCCACCGCCCGCAACGCCTGGGAGATGGGTTTTTCACTGGTGATCGCCGAAGATGCTTGCAGCGCCGCCGATGCCGAACAGCATCTGGGCAGCATGAAAAACATCTTCCCGCGTATCGGTCGCGTGCGCAGCAGCGAGGAGATTATCGCCGCGTTATGA